The following proteins are co-located in the Tardibacter chloracetimidivorans genome:
- the rsmH gene encoding 16S rRNA (cytosine(1402)-N(4))-methyltransferase RsmH — translation MTAAVPAAAPHVPVLLAEVMRGLALNAGDVLVDGTFGAGGYTRAALAAGAGHVWAFDRDPNAIAEGRSLEDGSDGRLTLIHDRFSNMVSALGARGVAEVDAVTFDIGVSSMQLDRAERGFSFQSDGPLDMRMEGEGPSAADFLNTADESMIADVIFALGEEPKARRIARAIVHARPIERTGQLADIVRKATGHRPGEPKDPATRTFQAIRIHVNRELEELDEGLRAAERMLKPGGRLAVVSFHSLEDRVVKRFLRDRSGKAPGASRHMPLTGSGPQPSFEAVAKPVRAGEAELKTNPRARSATLRVARRTAANSWEAR, via the coding sequence ATGACCGCTGCCGTCCCCGCCGCCGCGCCCCATGTCCCGGTTCTCCTTGCCGAGGTGATGCGGGGGCTTGCCCTCAACGCCGGTGACGTTCTGGTGGACGGCACCTTCGGCGCGGGCGGCTATACGCGCGCGGCCCTTGCCGCCGGCGCGGGCCATGTCTGGGCCTTTGATCGCGATCCCAACGCCATTGCCGAAGGGCGCTCGTTGGAAGATGGGTCCGACGGGCGGCTGACGCTGATCCACGACCGCTTTTCCAACATGGTGTCGGCGCTCGGCGCACGCGGCGTCGCAGAGGTGGACGCCGTGACCTTCGACATCGGCGTTTCCTCGATGCAGCTCGACAGGGCGGAGCGCGGCTTCAGCTTCCAGTCCGACGGCCCGCTCGACATGCGGATGGAGGGGGAGGGGCCAAGCGCTGCCGATTTCCTCAACACCGCCGACGAATCGATGATCGCCGACGTCATCTTTGCGCTGGGCGAGGAGCCCAAGGCGCGTCGCATCGCAAGGGCGATCGTCCACGCCCGCCCGATCGAGCGCACCGGCCAGCTCGCCGATATCGTCCGCAAGGCGACGGGGCACCGCCCCGGCGAGCCGAAGGACCCGGCGACCCGAACCTTTCAGGCGATCCGCATTCATGTGAACCGCGAGCTTGAGGAACTGGACGAAGGGCTGCGCGCGGCCGAGCGGATGCTGAAGCCGGGCGGGCGGCTGGCCGTCGTCAGCTTTCACAGCCTTGAAGACCGGGTGGTGAAGCGCTTCCTGCGCGATCGCAGCGGCAAGGCTCCCGGTGCGTCGCGTCACATGCCGCTGACCGGCTCCGGCCCGCAGCCGAGCTTTGAAGCCGTCGCAAAGCCGGTCCGGGCGGGCGAGGCCGAACTCAAGACAAATCCCCGCGCGCGATCGGCGACGCTGCGGGTTGCCCGGCGGACCGCCGCGAATTCATGGGAGGCCAGGTGA
- a CDS encoding division/cell wall cluster transcriptional repressor MraZ has product MQGFFHGYAMNGIDAKNRVSVPSGYREVIEARSHARIIVLAPHEREPCLIGYDQAYSARLYEKLDRRFGDDFGPERDDAARRQFGATEQLGYDDNGRIVLSPMIKELGELDRLAFFIAAGDTFEIWNPNVLLEVKGASDPRLARIVRAQIEAKGGKA; this is encoded by the coding sequence ATGCAGGGATTCTTCCACGGCTATGCGATGAACGGGATCGACGCGAAGAACCGCGTTTCGGTCCCGTCCGGCTATCGTGAGGTGATCGAGGCCCGGTCCCATGCCCGCATCATCGTGCTTGCCCCGCACGAACGCGAACCCTGCCTCATCGGATATGACCAGGCCTATTCGGCCAGACTCTACGAAAAGCTCGACCGCCGCTTCGGCGACGATTTCGGCCCCGAGCGCGACGACGCCGCGCGCAGGCAGTTCGGCGCGACCGAACAGCTTGGCTATGACGACAATGGGCGGATCGTCCTCTCGCCCATGATCAAGGAGCTGGGCGAGCTGGACAGGCTGGCCTTCTTCATTGCCGCCGGCGACACCTTTGAAATCTGGAATCCCAACGTCCTGCTCGAGGTGAAGGGCGCTTCCGATCCGCGTCTGGCGCGCATCGTCCGGGCGCAGATCGAAGCGAAGGGAGGCAAGGCATGA
- a CDS encoding Gldg family protein yields the protein MLLTGAWRTAAAGAALFIITATVAEWLMLSVTGEPDLMVLARAAGLSLVLAGGGALAAAAFLRLLGGRRSAALAMLAFAVGMLALRPPYPSAVRWFEARLRPPVAEPDDRARKAVLVSDLPLVWGEGSAARLFADAPPPPASYRAMRKAAAITPADVLSEDALAGADLLILAQPRALTPVELLVVDEWVRAGGRALLFADPALHWAGELPPHLPRPPRTSLIRPLLSHWGLELLPGEPGFRVMRPSSSAMVRVGVHSPGNLRSRTSDCTISMNGLMADCAIGKGRALVLADADLLRDASWFGPGAQGESRGARIADNGHLVSAAAQMLLDGQDSMSASDVRWMTAVPKRDVPLILAGLAIPLLLACAGIAKRLKTR from the coding sequence GTGCTTCTGACAGGCGCGTGGCGGACGGCCGCCGCCGGTGCGGCGCTCTTCATCATAACGGCGACGGTGGCGGAATGGCTCATGCTGTCGGTCACGGGCGAGCCCGATCTCATGGTGCTGGCGCGCGCCGCCGGGCTCAGCCTCGTGCTGGCAGGTGGCGGGGCGCTGGCAGCCGCGGCGTTCCTGCGGCTGCTCGGCGGGAGACGATCGGCGGCCCTCGCCATGCTTGCCTTCGCAGTCGGGATGCTCGCCCTTCGCCCGCCCTATCCATCGGCCGTGCGCTGGTTCGAGGCGAGGCTTCGACCGCCGGTCGCCGAGCCTGACGACAGGGCGCGAAAGGCGGTGCTGGTCAGTGACCTTCCGCTCGTCTGGGGGGAAGGTTCGGCCGCCAGGCTGTTCGCCGATGCGCCGCCGCCACCCGCCAGCTATCGGGCGATGCGCAAGGCTGCGGCCATAACCCCCGCCGATGTGCTGAGCGAGGACGCGCTTGCCGGCGCGGATCTGTTGATCCTGGCCCAGCCGCGCGCCTTGACCCCGGTCGAACTGCTTGTCGTCGACGAGTGGGTGAGGGCGGGGGGACGCGCCCTGCTGTTCGCCGATCCGGCGCTGCATTGGGCGGGTGAACTGCCGCCGCACCTGCCGCGCCCGCCACGAACGTCGCTGATCCGACCGTTGCTCTCGCATTGGGGGCTGGAGTTGCTGCCCGGCGAACCCGGCTTTCGGGTCATGCGCCCATCGTCTTCGGCCATGGTCCGCGTGGGCGTGCACAGCCCCGGCAACCTCCGCTCGCGGACGAGCGACTGCACCATCTCGATGAACGGCCTCATGGCCGATTGCGCGATCGGCAAGGGGCGGGCGCTCGTCCTTGCCGACGCCGATCTTCTGCGCGACGCAAGCTGGTTTGGGCCTGGCGCTCAGGGCGAAAGCCGGGGCGCACGGATCGCCGACAACGGCCACCTTGTTTCGGCCGCCGCGCAAATGCTGCTGGACGGGCAGGACAGCATGTCCGCATCCGATGTCCGCTGGATGACCGCCGTCCCAAAAAGGGACGTGCCGTTGATTCTCGCAGGGCTCGCCATCCCGCTGCTGCTGGCCTGCGCGGGAATCGCAAAGCGACTCAAAACCCGCTGA
- a CDS encoding cysteine synthase A, translated as MIDTRTTPAADVLQLIGNTPLIRLKGPSEATGCEILAKCEFMNPGGSVKDRAALFIVEDAEARGALEPGGVVVEGTAGNTGIGLAVVCNAKGYRTIIVMPETQSREKMDTLRALGAELVLVPAAPYSNPNHFVHTSRRIAEETPGALWADQFDNTANRFAHIRTTAAEIWAQTGGKLHGFTCAVGTGGTLAGTGLGLKEHSPDITIALTDPYGAALYNYYAHGELRAEGSSVAEGIGQGRITANLEGAPVDAQFRISDAEGVQWVHRLMMEEGLCLGLSSGINVAGAVALARELGPGKTVVTMLCDSGLRYLSTLFNPEWCKTKDLPAPPWLEAVA; from the coding sequence ATGATCGACACGCGAACCACACCGGCGGCCGATGTTCTGCAACTGATCGGCAACACGCCCCTCATCCGCCTGAAGGGACCGTCCGAGGCGACGGGCTGCGAGATTCTCGCCAAATGCGAGTTCATGAACCCCGGCGGGTCGGTGAAGGACCGGGCGGCGCTGTTCATCGTGGAAGACGCCGAGGCGCGCGGCGCGCTTGAGCCGGGCGGCGTCGTCGTCGAAGGCACCGCCGGCAACACCGGCATCGGCCTTGCCGTCGTCTGCAACGCCAAGGGCTATCGCACCATCATCGTCATGCCCGAGACGCAGAGCCGGGAAAAGATGGATACGCTGAGGGCGCTTGGGGCCGAACTGGTGCTGGTGCCAGCGGCACCCTATTCGAACCCCAACCACTTCGTCCACACCTCACGCCGCATCGCGGAAGAGACGCCGGGCGCGCTCTGGGCCGACCAGTTCGACAACACGGCCAACCGCTTCGCCCATATCCGCACGACCGCGGCGGAGATCTGGGCGCAGACCGGCGGGAAGCTGCACGGCTTCACCTGTGCGGTCGGCACCGGAGGCACGCTCGCCGGGACCGGGCTGGGACTGAAGGAACATTCGCCCGACATCACCATCGCCCTGACCGACCCCTATGGCGCGGCGCTCTATAATTATTACGCGCATGGCGAACTGCGGGCAGAAGGCTCGTCGGTGGCAGAAGGCATTGGCCAGGGGCGGATCACGGCAAATCTTGAAGGCGCACCCGTCGATGCGCAGTTCCGCATTTCGGATGCCGAGGGTGTGCAATGGGTGCATCGGCTGATGATGGAGGAAGGCCTGTGCCTTGGTCTGTCGTCGGGCATCAATGTGGCGGGCGCGGTGGCGCTTGCCCGCGAACTCGGCCCCGGCAAGACCGTCGTCACCATGCTGTGTGATTCAGGGCTGCGCTATCTGTCGACCTTGTTCAACCCGGAATGGTGTAAAACCAAGGACTTGCCCGCTCCTCCGTGGCTGGAAGCTGTGGCATAG
- a CDS encoding aminotransferase yields the protein MNPLFANLPTTIFETMSGLSRELEAVNLGQGFPDFGWPEDVLDKAADAVRHGWNQYPSMSGLPELREAVAVHYARFQRLDLKPEEVTVTSGATEALAAAILGLVTPGDEVVLFEPAYDAYLPLIRQAGGIAKAVKLTPPDWKITEKALAEAFGPATRLVIFNNPLNPTGTVFSLDQLALIADACVRNDAVAICDEVWEHLVFDGHAQIPLMTLPGMRERTVKIGSAGKIFSLTGWKVGWTCAAPRLTAAIARAHQFLTFTTAPSLQTAVAYGLGKDDAYFTAMREGFARSRARMTDGLGAAGYALLPSDGTYFVSVDLNGSGIALDDMTFCHRAVREAGVAAIPVSSFYASDPVTNVVRLCFAKSDATVDKGLERLAKARLMLG from the coding sequence ATGAACCCGCTGTTCGCCAACCTGCCCACCACCATCTTTGAAACCATGTCCGGCCTTTCGCGGGAGCTGGAGGCGGTGAACCTTGGCCAAGGCTTTCCAGATTTCGGCTGGCCGGAAGACGTGCTGGACAAGGCGGCCGACGCGGTGAGGCACGGGTGGAATCAATATCCCTCCATGTCCGGCCTGCCGGAACTGCGCGAGGCGGTGGCCGTGCATTATGCGCGATTCCAGCGACTGGACCTGAAGCCGGAGGAAGTGACCGTCACTTCCGGCGCGACGGAGGCGCTGGCTGCAGCAATCCTCGGCCTCGTCACGCCGGGCGACGAGGTGGTGCTGTTCGAGCCGGCCTATGACGCCTATCTGCCGTTGATCCGGCAGGCCGGCGGCATAGCCAAAGCGGTGAAGCTGACGCCGCCCGACTGGAAGATCACCGAAAAGGCGCTTGCCGAAGCCTTCGGCCCGGCGACGCGGCTGGTGATCTTCAACAATCCGCTCAACCCCACGGGCACGGTCTTCAGCCTCGATCAGCTTGCGCTGATCGCCGACGCCTGCGTCCGGAACGACGCGGTGGCGATCTGCGACGAGGTGTGGGAACATCTGGTGTTCGACGGCCATGCCCAAATTCCGCTGATGACGCTGCCCGGCATGCGCGAGCGGACCGTGAAGATCGGCTCTGCGGGCAAGATCTTCTCGCTCACCGGCTGGAAGGTGGGCTGGACCTGCGCCGCGCCCCGGCTGACCGCCGCCATCGCCCGGGCGCACCAGTTCCTGACCTTCACCACCGCACCGTCATTGCAGACGGCGGTGGCCTATGGGCTGGGCAAGGACGACGCATATTTCACCGCAATGCGCGAGGGGTTCGCGCGGTCGCGCGCGCGCATGACGGACGGGCTGGGCGCGGCCGGATATGCCCTCCTGCCCTCCGACGGAACCTATTTCGTCTCGGTCGATCTCAACGGGTCGGGCATCGCGCTGGACGACATGACCTTTTGCCACCGCGCCGTGCGCGAGGCGGGCGTCGCCGCCATTCCCGTGTCATCCTTTTACGCAAGCGATCCCGTCACCAATGTCGTGCGGCTGTGCTTCGCCAAGAGCGACGCGACCGTCGACAAGGGGCTTGAGAGGCTCGCCAAGGCAAGGTTGATGCTGGGCTGA
- a CDS encoding arylesterase yields the protein MKMGQSLVSRTWVYGAPLLLVQLIIGCSPSAPEQNSGRAEANVAVLAETSAVAEDKKLVVAFGDSLFAGYNLDQDQGFAPALERSLSAQGLAVRVLNAGVSGDTSAAGLQRLAFTLDGLDRKPDLVIVGLGANDMLRGLSPRATRANLEAILTELKKRDIPTMLTGMVAAPNMGTDYAAAFNPIYPELAEEFGVPLYPFFLEGVIGNRALLLPDGMHPNDRGVNAIVSRVSPMIAAGLEG from the coding sequence ATGAAGATGGGGCAGTCCTTGGTAAGCAGAACTTGGGTATATGGAGCGCCGTTGCTGCTTGTCCAACTGATCATCGGCTGTTCGCCGTCGGCGCCTGAACAAAATAGCGGTCGGGCCGAGGCGAACGTCGCCGTATTGGCGGAGACATCGGCCGTCGCCGAAGACAAGAAGCTGGTAGTGGCCTTCGGCGACAGCCTGTTCGCCGGTTACAACCTCGATCAGGATCAGGGGTTCGCGCCCGCGCTTGAACGCAGCCTCTCAGCGCAGGGGCTCGCGGTCCGGGTGCTGAACGCCGGTGTGTCGGGAGACACCAGCGCGGCGGGGCTGCAGCGGCTTGCCTTCACGCTCGACGGGCTGGATCGCAAGCCCGACCTCGTGATCGTGGGCCTGGGGGCCAATGACATGCTGCGCGGGCTCAGTCCCCGGGCGACCCGCGCCAATCTGGAAGCGATCCTGACCGAACTGAAGAAGCGCGACATTCCGACGATGCTCACCGGCATGGTGGCCGCGCCCAACATGGGGACGGATTATGCGGCGGCGTTCAATCCGATCTACCCCGAACTGGCGGAAGAGTTCGGCGTGCCGCTCTATCCGTTTTTCCTTGAGGGGGTGATCGGCAACCGCGCGCTGCTGCTGCCCGACGGCATGCACCCGAACGACCGGGGCGTGAACGCGATCGTCAGCCGCGTTTCGCCGATGATCGCCGCTGGTCTGGAGGGCTGA
- a CDS encoding ABC transporter ATP-binding protein: MHAPADTDTIAIRARNVTLSLGTREAPVEILKGIDLDIARNESIAILGASGSGKSSLMAVLSGLERASGGSVIVDGIDYGPLDEDALARARRGRIGIVLQAFHLLPTMTALENVAVPLELAGDPDAFARAAEELTAVGLGHRLHHYPAQLSGGEQQRVAIARGVAPGPTIIFADEPTGNLDAATGAAVIDLLFARKHAAGATLLIITHDPALAERCGRIVEMKDGRIIGERRL, from the coding sequence ATGCACGCACCGGCCGATACAGACACTATTGCGATACGCGCGCGCAATGTCACCCTCTCACTCGGAACCCGCGAAGCGCCGGTGGAAATATTGAAAGGCATCGATCTCGATATCGCGCGCAATGAAAGCATTGCGATCCTCGGCGCATCGGGATCGGGAAAATCGTCGCTGATGGCGGTGCTTTCCGGGCTGGAGCGCGCGAGCGGCGGTTCAGTTATCGTCGACGGGATCGATTATGGGCCGCTCGACGAGGATGCGCTTGCCCGCGCGCGGCGCGGCCGGATCGGCATCGTCCTCCAGGCCTTCCATCTGCTGCCGACGATGACCGCGCTGGAAAATGTCGCGGTGCCGCTTGAGCTGGCGGGCGATCCCGACGCCTTCGCCCGTGCCGCGGAAGAACTGACAGCCGTGGGACTTGGTCATAGGCTCCATCACTATCCGGCGCAGCTTTCCGGCGGCGAGCAGCAGCGCGTTGCCATCGCGCGGGGGGTTGCGCCCGGTCCGACGATCATCTTCGCCGACGAGCCGACCGGCAATCTGGACGCTGCGACCGGCGCGGCCGTCATCGACCTGCTCTTCGCGCGCAAGCACGCGGCCGGCGCGACACTGCTCATCATCACCCATGATCCTGCGCTCGCCGAACGATGCGGACGGATCGTCGAGATGAAGGACGGCCGGATCATCGGCGAGCGCCGCCTGTGA
- a CDS encoding ABC transporter permease: MRTLGWRQSWRIARRDLHLGFRGLRLLFVCLFLGVATLAAIGSLTSAITDELAARGQTLLGGDIEIAMTQREASASEKAALGSLGALSETIRMRAMAQRSGTAAGDEPLAVLTELKGVDAAYPLYGTLALRKGGYRPPLQPDQILIGVALADRLGVGPGGRLRYGEADFTIADIITDEPDRVGEGFTLGPVAIVSMEAMRRTGLIQPGSLFESKYRIRLAPGTDAHALRERLERRYATAGWEFKDRDRAAPGANRFFERMGQFLSLIGLTALVIAGIGVSNGVSSYLALKRNGIATLKVLGATSADIERIYLLQTGAIAAVAIGCGLAAGALLPFAIVAVAGDMLPVQPGFRLYPLPLATSAAYGLLIGLIFTLPPLARARTQPAAAIFRAHLAPRAPIDWRSTIAVGAAAVALVALALLTAREPLFSAAVLAAVGAVLLFLLLLGWAVSRVARRVPRPHGPLLRLALANLYRPGAQTSALVVALGLALTLFVTLAGIQTSLDAEISRTVPKTAPNLFVLDIPSGQETRFREVVGEDARNPELNIVPVLRGTIVAYGGQRVADLEEIPDGAWFLRGERGVTYSETLPEGSDLVAGEWWPSDYRGPPLISLDEEAARILDIGVGDTLTVSVLGREIEARIASLRKVNWDTMGFNYVLVFSPHPLASAPHSLAATITMPPDRDAPVTQALLRTFPGVSVVAVGDIVSQVGGLLGQMSSAIVAAASVAILAGIAVLIGAIAASRQARSYDSVILKTLGASRLQVLGAQVLEYGLLALVLALVSLVLGTAAAWYVIVQVFEFGWAPDWPTVLGTLAGGALLTLGIGIAGSFPLMALRPARALRQL, translated from the coding sequence GTGAGGACGCTTGGCTGGAGGCAAAGCTGGCGGATCGCGCGGCGTGATCTTCATCTCGGCTTTCGTGGGCTGCGCCTGTTGTTCGTCTGCCTCTTCCTTGGCGTCGCGACGCTGGCGGCGATCGGCAGCCTGACGTCCGCGATCACCGACGAACTCGCAGCGCGCGGCCAGACGCTGCTTGGCGGCGACATCGAAATCGCAATGACCCAGCGTGAGGCGAGCGCGTCGGAGAAAGCCGCCCTCGGCAGCCTTGGCGCGCTGAGCGAGACGATCCGGATGCGCGCGATGGCGCAGCGCTCCGGCACGGCGGCGGGTGACGAACCGCTCGCGGTGCTCACCGAGTTGAAAGGGGTCGACGCCGCCTATCCGCTTTATGGCACGCTCGCGCTACGCAAGGGCGGCTATCGTCCGCCGTTGCAGCCCGATCAAATCCTGATCGGCGTTGCGCTGGCCGACCGGCTGGGCGTCGGGCCGGGCGGCCGGCTGCGCTATGGCGAAGCCGATTTCACGATAGCGGACATCATCACCGACGAGCCGGACCGCGTGGGCGAAGGCTTTACCCTTGGCCCCGTCGCGATCGTATCGATGGAGGCAATGCGCCGCACCGGCCTGATCCAGCCGGGCAGCCTTTTCGAAAGCAAATATCGCATCCGCCTTGCGCCCGGCACAGACGCGCATGCGCTGCGTGAGCGTCTGGAGAGGCGCTACGCCACGGCTGGCTGGGAGTTCAAGGACCGCGACCGCGCCGCGCCGGGCGCCAACCGGTTCTTCGAGCGAATGGGCCAGTTCCTCTCGCTGATCGGGCTGACCGCGCTGGTCATCGCCGGGATCGGCGTCAGCAACGGCGTTTCCTCCTATCTCGCCCTGAAGCGCAACGGGATCGCGACGCTGAAGGTGCTTGGGGCCACATCGGCGGATATCGAGCGCATCTACCTGCTTCAAACGGGCGCGATTGCAGCGGTCGCGATCGGCTGCGGACTGGCGGCAGGCGCGCTGCTCCCCTTCGCCATCGTCGCGGTGGCGGGCGACATGCTGCCGGTGCAGCCCGGCTTCCGGCTGTATCCGCTGCCGCTTGCGACCAGCGCCGCCTATGGGCTGCTCATCGGCTTGATCTTCACCCTGCCGCCGCTTGCCCGGGCGCGAACCCAGCCGGCGGCGGCGATCTTTCGCGCGCACCTCGCGCCGCGCGCGCCGATCGACTGGCGAAGCACGATTGCGGTGGGGGCCGCAGCCGTCGCGCTGGTCGCGCTGGCCCTGCTGACCGCGCGCGAACCGCTGTTTTCCGCCGCCGTGCTTGCGGCCGTGGGGGCCGTGCTGCTTTTCCTGCTGCTGCTCGGCTGGGCGGTGAGCCGGGTGGCGCGCCGCGTGCCCCGCCCCCACGGCCCGCTGTTGCGGCTCGCGCTTGCGAACCTCTACCGGCCGGGGGCGCAGACTTCAGCGCTGGTGGTGGCGCTCGGGCTTGCGCTCACCCTGTTCGTCACGCTTGCGGGCATCCAGACCAGTCTTGACGCCGAGATCAGCCGCACCGTCCCCAAAACCGCGCCGAACCTGTTCGTGCTCGATATCCCCTCCGGTCAGGAGACGCGGTTTCGCGAGGTCGTCGGGGAGGACGCGCGCAACCCCGAACTCAACATCGTGCCTGTCCTGCGCGGTACCATCGTCGCCTATGGAGGGCAGCGCGTCGCGGATCTGGAGGAGATTCCGGACGGCGCATGGTTCCTGCGCGGCGAACGCGGGGTGACCTATAGCGAAACCCTGCCGGAAGGCAGCGATCTGGTGGCGGGCGAATGGTGGCCAAGCGACTATCGCGGGCCGCCGTTGATCTCGCTGGACGAGGAGGCGGCCAGGATTCTGGATATCGGCGTCGGCGACACGCTGACCGTGAGCGTGCTGGGGCGGGAGATCGAGGCGCGCATCGCCTCGCTGCGCAAGGTCAACTGGGACACGATGGGCTTCAACTATGTGCTGGTCTTCTCGCCCCACCCGCTGGCCAGCGCCCCGCACAGCCTCGCCGCCACCATCACCATGCCGCCGGACCGCGACGCCCCCGTCACACAGGCCCTGCTCCGCACCTTTCCCGGCGTTTCGGTCGTGGCAGTGGGCGATATCGTGAGCCAGGTCGGCGGGCTTCTGGGCCAGATGTCGAGCGCGATCGTCGCCGCCGCGTCGGTCGCGATCCTGGCCGGAATCGCGGTGCTGATCGGGGCGATTGCCGCCTCCAGGCAGGCGCGCAGCTATGACAGCGTGATCCTGAAGACGCTGGGCGCAAGCCGGCTTCAGGTGCTTGGCGCCCAGGTGCTCGAATATGGGTTGCTCGCGCTGGTGCTGGCGCTCGTCTCGCTGGTGCTGGGTACGGCTGCGGCCTGGTATGTCATCGTCCAGGTGTTCGAATTCGGCTGGGCGCCGGACTGGCCAACGGTGCTGGGCACGCTGGCGGGCGGCGCGCTTCTGACGCTGGGCATCGGCATCGCCGGATCATTCCCGTTGATGGCCCTGCGTCCGGCGCGCGCGTTGCGTCAGCTATAG